One genomic region from Campylobacter concisus encodes:
- a CDS encoding virion core protein, T7 gp14 family yields the protein MAIPIAMAAMSMATTAYQTIEQGKAQNRAIDAELKQQESNMMAGQVALKEQSQQIADKGAVERQKREAEALRERARLRVESGGLVGNSIDALFNASRFNENQDLSVINQNEENERAQNAREYERMSGNYSNKTASLRSQYKSGGATGLEAALAGAVGGLQMYGSVSSAFGDAGLLKQSSQATSKTTKAGASHVQNLMIKSSSHAPNFKSNWG from the coding sequence ATGGCTATACCGATAGCAATGGCAGCTATGTCTATGGCAACTACAGCCTACCAAACCATAGAGCAAGGTAAAGCACAAAACAGAGCCATAGACGCTGAGTTAAAGCAACAAGAGAGCAACATGATGGCTGGGCAAGTAGCTTTAAAAGAACAAAGCCAGCAGATAGCAGATAAGGGAGCAGTTGAGAGGCAAAAAAGAGAGGCTGAGGCTCTACGTGAGAGAGCTAGGTTAAGAGTTGAGAGTGGCGGTTTAGTTGGTAACTCAATAGATGCACTATTTAATGCTTCAAGATTTAATGAGAACCAAGACCTAAGTGTTATAAACCAAAATGAAGAGAACGAACGCGCTCAGAATGCTAGAGAGTATGAGAGAATGTCTGGCAACTATTCAAACAAAACAGCTAGCTTAAGGTCACAATATAAAAGTGGGGGCGCAACAGGACTTGAAGCAGCCCTTGCAGGAGCTGTGGGAGGCTTGCAGATGTATGGCTCAGTAAGCTCTGCTTTTGGAGATGCAGGGCTATTAAAACAAAGCTCACAAGCAACATCTAAAACTACAAAAGCAGGAGCTAGCCACGTACAGAACCTTATGATTAAAAGCTCTTCTCATGCACCTAACTTTAAGTCGAATTGGGGGTAA